The following proteins are co-located in the Gossypium hirsutum isolate 1008001.06 chromosome A02, Gossypium_hirsutum_v2.1, whole genome shotgun sequence genome:
- the LOC107939839 gene encoding cytochrome P450 CYP749A22, with translation MELVILVPCCFFLVALIKFLYEYMWIPLRIEHMMNSQGIKGPPYKFIYGNNKQVTKMRMEASSKCLALTDDIFPKVQPHFYTWINRYGKNYLSWSGVRAELVISDPELVKKVLRNSEKKFPKRKLSDIGEKLLGNGLAFIEGGKWAKHRKLADKAFHGERLKNMTPTIIASVETMLEKWKAQESKEIEVFEEFRLLTSEVISKTAFGSNYLEGEKIFVMLKKLNILVSRNISKTTIPFTNKLWKSADLLESEKLEKGIQDCVMEIIKKREDKVVGGEADSFGDDYLGLLVNAYHDLNDKNKLSLEDLVGECKTIYFAGQSTLNSLLSWIVLHLAIHGDWQEKARREVIDIFGNQNPHLEGIPKLKTMSMIINETLRLYGPTNGLPREVAREVQLEKLVLPANIDILVLNSRLHRDPYLWGDDAHLFKPERFSEGIAKATNYNAAAFSPFGLGLRSCVGMTFAMIETKIVLSMILQRYTVSLSPTYVHSPIPIISLVPQHGIQVILESLHNNACST, from the exons ATGGAGCTTGTAATTCTTGTCCCATGTTGTTTCTTCCTCGTAGCTTTAATAAAGTTCCTTTATGAGTACATGTGGATACCTCTCCGTATAGAACATATGATGAATTCGCAGGGAATCAAAGGACCTCCTTACAAATTCATCTatggaaacaacaaacaagttACCAAAATGAGAATGGAAGCATCAAGCAAATGTTTGGCCTTAACAGATGATATATTTCCCAAAGTACAGCCACATTTTTACACCTGGATCAACAGATATG GGAAGAATTATCTTTCTTGGAGCGGTGTTCGAGCTGAACTGGTGATTTCAGACCCCGAACTTGTCAAAAAGGTTCTAagaaatagtgaaaaaaaatttccaaaaaggAAGCTTTCAGATATTGGTGAGAAGCTGTTGGGAAATGGGCTTGCGTTCATTGAGGGGGGAAAATGGGCAAAGCATCGAAAGCTGGCCGATAAAGCTTTCCATGGGGAAAGGCTAAAG AACATGACTCCAACAATAATTGCTAGTGTCGAAACAATGCTAGAAAAGTGGAAAGCTCAAGAAAGCAAAGAGATTGAAGTATTCGAAGAATTCAGATTATTGACTTCAGAAGTGATATCAAAAACAGCTTTCGGTAGCAATTACTTGGAAGGGGAGAAGATTTTTGTCATGCTCAAAAAGTTGAACATACTTGTGAGCCGAAATATTTCCAAGACTACGATTCCTTTCACTAA CAAATTATGGAAATCTGCTGATTTGCTAGAGTCTGAAAAACTTGAAAAAGGCATACAAGATTGTGTGATGGAGATAATTAAGAAAAGAGAAGACAAAGTTGTGGGTGGAGAAGCTGACAGCTTCGGTGATGATTATTTGGGATTACTTGTAAATGCTTATCATGATTTGAACGATAAAAACAAGCTTTCATTAGAAGACTTGGTAGGTGAATGCAAAACAATCTACTTTGCTGGTCAATCAACTCTTAATTCATTGCTTTCATGGATAGTCCTACATTTGGCAATCCATGGAGATTGGCAAGAAAAAGCAAGAAGAGAGGTGATTGACATATTTGGTAACCAAAATCCGCATCTTGAAGGCATCCCCAAACTCAAAACG ATGTCTATGATCATCAACGAAACTCTAAGATTGTATGGTCCAACAAATGGCCTGCCAAGAGAAGTTGCAAGAGAAGTTCAGTTAGAAAAGCTAGTCTTGCCTGCTAATATAGATATTCTGGTTCTAAACAGCAGACTTCATCGTGACCCTTATTTGTGGGGTGATGATGCACATCTTTTTAAACCGGAGAGATTCTCCGAAGGGATTGCCAAAGCTACCAACTACAACGCTGCTGCATTTTCCCCTTTCGGATTGGGACTTCGATCTTGTGTTGGTATGACCTTTGCAATGATAGAAACCAAGATTGTTCTCTCCATGATTCTACAACGTTACACCGTTTCCCTCTCCCCCACCTATGTCCACTCACCAATACCTATTATCTCCCTTGTGCCACAACATGGAATTCAAGTAATTCTT